A region of the Nitrospira sp. genome:
CAAGCAATTGGTCCTCTCGGAGGAGTGGCCGACTCGATATCCTCTCTTTTCCGCCGCCCCCGCACAACGCCCCTCTCCGGCGGCTCCGCTTCAGGCGACGGCCCGCTAAATCACGCCTTACTCATTTGCACACCAGGATCGACGTGCCGCTGTCGCCTGGACGATCACCGGCAGGCTTCGCAAAAGCGCCTTCCTCATAACCCGTCGTTCGTGACACGCCGTTCGTCTCTCGTCCGCAGAAACGAGCGTATGGCCAGAAATCGAGAGTGGGGGCCTCTACTCTCAGCTATACGTTCTGACCGGGACGAGATACGCTTCACGCTTCGCGGATGTCGAAAACGCCGCTGCCGGACTGTTTCCGCAGCCTGCCGACAAGCGCGCTGTGGTTGTCCGACGTACGGTGAATCGACTAACGGGGCTGAGCCGGGTCGGTTGGTGTCATTTGACGCTCGAGCACGGCGACGAGTTGCTGAACCGTACGTTCGAGCTGGGAGAAGAGGGCAGGGGCTTCGGCGAGCGTCCCGAGACGTCCGTTGGCCTCCAACTGACTGGCCACGAGCACCACTTCCGGTGCGCACAAGTTGCCTGCCGTGCCTTTGAGGCTATGAGCCGCCCGCTCAAGAGCGACGCCGTCGGCTTGCTTGATGGCCGCTTCGATCTCCTGGACCATGATCCGGTGTCGCTCCAAGAACAGACGAATCAACTGATCGAACAGATCCACATCGCCGCCGATATTGACCAGCATCGTGCTCGCGTCGAACACGCGGGCATCGGTCTTCGTCATTTCACGGGGAGGCGTCGGGGCCGGTGCATGGTCCGGTGTCGCGAGGGGAGCCCACCGCTGCAAGATTCTACCGAGATCGTCGGTCTTCACCGGTTTGGAGAGATAGTCATCCATACCGACGGCTTTGCAGCGCTCGCGGTCTCCCGGCATGGCGTTCGCCGTCAGCGCAATGATAGGGATATGGGCGCGGGTGCCGGATGCGGCGGGCTTCTGTTCCTGCTCGCGAATGCGGCGGGTCGCCTCATATCCATCCATCGTCGGCATCTGACAGTCCATGACGATCGCGGCATAGAGACCTCGTTCAAATGCCGCCACGGCCTCCTGGCCGTTCGATACAATGTCCGGCTGATACCCGAGGCGGTCCAGCATACGCACGGCCAGCTTCTGGTTCACCACATTGTCTTCTGCAACGAGGATACGCGGGCGGGCACGCTGTTCGGCCAAGGTGTGACGGGTGATCAATGTCGGGGCGATCGTCGGTCCCGCCGCCACCCCTGGAGCGGTGGCGGTGGCTGATCCCTGCAGACCGAACACGACGCGGAGACAGCCTTGAAGCTGGTCATGACGTACGGGCTTCGTCAGGTAGGCCGTAAAGCCTGCGCGCCGCGCTCGTTCGGCATGCCCCGGCTGGATCAGGGAGGTCAAGACGATCAAGCGAACCCCGGCACCCTGAGGGTGGGCTCTGATCTCCTGAGCCAGTTGAAGTCCATCTTTCCCCGGCATCAGCATATCGAGCACCGCCGCATCGTAGGGCCGGCCCTGTGCGGCAGCCTGTTCGAGCATCAGAATGGCTTCATCGGCATGACGCGCCTGGCCGTCCTGCATCCCCCAGCCTGATACGAGATGATGAAGAATGGTGCGATTGGACTCATTATCGTCCACGATCAGAATACGGCGATTGCTCAACTCGACCGAAGGAACGATGGCCGGCGCACAGACCGCCTGCTTCTGAAATCTCGCCGTGCACCAGAACGTGGTGCCCTGGCCCGGTTGGCTGCGCAGCCCGACCTGACCACCCATGAGTTCCACCAATTGTTTGGAGATGGCGAGCCCCAGTCCCGTCCCTCCGTATTTTCTGGTGGTGGAACTGTCGGCTTGGGTGAAGGCCTGGAACAGCCGTGACTGCACGTCTTCGCTGATGCCGATGCCGGAGTCCGTCACTTCGAACTTGATGATGACCTCGGAAGGGGAGTCGCGTTCCAGAAAGGCCTGCAACGTGACTTCTCCTCGCTCGGTGAACTTGATGGCGTTGCCGACGAAATTCGTCAGCACCTGACGCAGCCGTCCGGGGTCGCCTCGTAACGCGTTCGGCACGGCGGCATGGACGAGGCCCGTAATCTCCAGGCCTTTACGCTGAGCCCGTTCCGCGAACTGAGACAACACGTCCTCAACGGTCGTACGCAGATGAAAATCGAGGTGTTCCAATTCCAACTTGCCCGCCTCGATCTTGCTGCATTCCAGCACATCGTTGATGAGCG
Encoded here:
- a CDS encoding response regulator — protein: MTNHPQHPRTPQPQHAAGLAVPPEVLTLLWDAVPLGICLLGAEQTVIFANRTAARLFRRSPGGCAGQALSDLLGQRLDLSDSLRATGIVKLPDEPFSHAGQAASHDESETGNSTVIEWQHLRISGIPSVATLMTLRDVSREVELEKDRDRLAEVAEESPYPIVEIDRHGNLVYANPAMADVLGRFGYDLAGKPEILPDNLPALVATCLLEGRTLTSQDVVRGEACYSWTLCPVPGHGLVRAFAIDLSEVHATHRALNETADRLRESNRQLDQALQQAQTAARAKSSFLAMITHELRTPMNGVIGMASLLLETPLTEEQRSFTNTIQQCGEAQLSLINDVLECSKIEAGKLELEHLDFHLRTTVEDVLSQFAERAQRKGLEITGLVHAAVPNALRGDPGRLRQVLTNFVGNAIKFTERGEVTLQAFLERDSPSEVIIKFEVTDSGIGISEDVQSRLFQAFTQADSSTTRKYGGTGLGLAISKQLVELMGGQVGLRSQPGQGTTFWCTARFQKQAVCAPAIVPSVELSNRRILIVDDNESNRTILHHLVSGWGMQDGQARHADEAILMLEQAAAQGRPYDAAVLDMLMPGKDGLQLAQEIRAHPQGAGVRLIVLTSLIQPGHAERARRAGFTAYLTKPVRHDQLQGCLRVVFGLQGSATATAPGVAAGPTIAPTLITRHTLAEQRARPRILVAEDNVVNQKLAVRMLDRLGYQPDIVSNGQEAVAAFERGLYAAIVMDCQMPTMDGYEATRRIREQEQKPAASGTRAHIPIIALTANAMPGDRERCKAVGMDDYLSKPVKTDDLGRILQRWAPLATPDHAPAPTPPREMTKTDARVFDASTMLVNIGGDVDLFDQLIRLFLERHRIMVQEIEAAIKQADGVALERAAHSLKGTAGNLCAPEVVLVASQLEANGRLGTLAEAPALFSQLERTVQQLVAVLERQMTPTDPAQPR